One genomic region from Ornithinicoccus hortensis encodes:
- a CDS encoding MFS transporter — MTVAPPRPHTPHPTPETLDAPARAHLALVTTALVVGGFAIGTTEFVTMGLLPQIANGVHVSIPTAGHAISAYAVGVLLGTPVVAVLGARLPRRGLALALMAVFTLGSIASALASSYEWLVLARFLSGVPHGAFFGVSALIVSSLAAPGQKGRAVSRVMLGIPIANMAGVPAATWLGKTMGWRSAYWLVAAVAVLTVALVARWVPRTPGDRTASGRRELAAFRRAQVWLTLLIGAVGFGGMFAMYSYIAPTVTEVTGLGESAVPWFLLVFGIGGAVGSLVGGWLADWSVLRGLLIALVATGLLLATFTVTSQWAVPALLTVFAVSAAASVLVVVLQLRLMQVAGDAETIGAASNHAALNFANALGAWLGGAVIHAGWGYQAASWVGAALSMAGLAVLGLSLWLHRRTR, encoded by the coding sequence ATGACCGTGGCCCCGCCACGCCCGCACACTCCACACCCCACCCCCGAGACCCTCGACGCCCCGGCCCGGGCCCACCTCGCCCTCGTCACCACGGCCCTCGTGGTCGGCGGGTTCGCGATCGGCACCACCGAGTTCGTGACGATGGGCCTGTTGCCGCAGATCGCGAACGGCGTCCACGTCTCGATCCCCACCGCAGGTCACGCCATCTCCGCGTATGCCGTGGGCGTGCTGCTCGGCACGCCCGTCGTCGCGGTGCTCGGGGCACGGTTGCCGCGCCGCGGTCTCGCCCTGGCGCTGATGGCCGTCTTCACCCTCGGCAGCATCGCCAGCGCCCTGGCGTCCTCCTACGAGTGGTTGGTGCTGGCCCGCTTCCTCTCCGGCGTGCCGCACGGGGCCTTCTTCGGGGTCTCGGCGCTGATCGTCTCCTCGCTCGCCGCCCCCGGGCAGAAGGGGCGCGCGGTGAGCCGGGTGATGCTCGGCATACCGATCGCCAACATGGCCGGGGTGCCGGCGGCGACCTGGCTGGGAAAGACCATGGGCTGGCGCTCGGCCTACTGGCTCGTGGCGGCGGTGGCCGTGCTGACGGTCGCCCTCGTCGCCCGGTGGGTCCCGCGCACCCCGGGGGACCGGACCGCGAGCGGGCGCCGCGAGCTGGCGGCCTTCCGCCGCGCGCAGGTCTGGTTGACCCTGCTGATCGGGGCCGTGGGCTTCGGCGGGATGTTCGCGATGTACTCCTACATCGCCCCGACGGTCACTGAGGTCACCGGACTGGGTGAGTCGGCGGTCCCGTGGTTCCTCCTCGTCTTCGGCATCGGCGGCGCGGTCGGCTCCCTCGTCGGCGGCTGGCTGGCCGACTGGTCGGTGCTGCGCGGGCTGCTCATCGCGCTGGTCGCCACGGGGCTGCTGCTGGCGACCTTCACGGTGACCTCGCAGTGGGCGGTGCCGGCCCTGCTGACCGTCTTCGCCGTGTCCGCCGCCGCGTCCGTGCTCGTGGTGGTGCTGCAGCTGCGGCTGATGCAGGTCGCCGGGGACGCGGAGACGATCGGCGCCGCGAGCAACCACGCCGCGCTGAACTTCGCCAACGCGCTGGGTGCCTGGCTCGGGGGCGCGGTGATCCACGCCGGGTGGGGCTACCAGGCGGCCAGCTGGGTCGGGGCGGCGCTGTCGATGGCCGGCCTGGCCGTCCTGGGGCTCTCCCTCTGGCTGCACCGGCGCACGCGTTAG
- the wecB gene encoding non-hydrolyzing UDP-N-acetylglucosamine 2-epimerase, which translates to MKILSVVGARPQFVKLAPVADECRARGVEHVIVHTGQHYDPMLSDVFFADLGIPDPDVHLGVGSGGHGVQTGAILSAMDAVLAEHAPDWVLVYGDTNSTLAGALSAVKLHLPVAHLEAGLRSFNRRMPEEHNRVLTDHAADLLLAPTGVAAGHLADEGLADRTVVVGDVMVDVLLKVRDRLTDDDAVLQELGMPSGGFSVATIHRAENTDDPDRLRAIVAALQEVDHPVVLLAHPRLRAKASAQGLDLDGGSLTTRYPLAYPSLVGAVSHARGVITDSGGLQKEAFVLRTPCTTVRTETEWVETVDRGWNVLVEPGPDLAAAATRPAPPATDAAPYGDGHAAAAVLDALLNR; encoded by the coding sequence GTGAAGATCCTCAGTGTCGTCGGCGCCCGTCCGCAGTTCGTGAAGCTGGCCCCCGTGGCCGACGAGTGCCGGGCCCGGGGGGTGGAGCACGTGATCGTCCACACCGGGCAGCACTACGACCCCATGCTGTCCGACGTCTTCTTCGCCGACCTGGGGATCCCGGACCCCGACGTCCACCTGGGGGTCGGCTCCGGGGGGCACGGCGTGCAGACCGGGGCGATCCTGTCCGCGATGGACGCGGTGCTGGCCGAGCACGCCCCGGACTGGGTGCTGGTCTACGGCGACACCAACTCCACCCTCGCCGGCGCCCTGTCGGCGGTGAAGCTGCACCTGCCGGTCGCGCACCTGGAGGCGGGTCTGCGCAGCTTCAACCGGAGGATGCCGGAGGAGCACAACCGGGTGCTCACCGACCACGCCGCTGACCTGCTCCTCGCACCGACCGGGGTCGCCGCGGGTCACCTGGCCGACGAGGGTCTGGCCGACCGCACGGTGGTCGTGGGCGACGTCATGGTGGACGTGCTGCTCAAGGTCCGCGACCGGCTCACCGACGACGACGCCGTGCTGCAGGAACTGGGTATGCCGTCCGGCGGGTTCTCGGTGGCCACGATCCACCGGGCGGAGAACACCGACGACCCGGACCGGTTGCGCGCGATCGTCGCCGCACTGCAGGAGGTGGACCACCCGGTCGTACTGTTGGCGCACCCGCGCCTACGGGCCAAGGCCTCGGCACAGGGGCTGGACCTGGACGGCGGGTCGCTGACCACCCGCTACCCATTGGCCTACCCCTCGCTCGTGGGCGCGGTCTCCCACGCCCGGGGCGTGATCACCGACTCCGGCGGGCTGCAGAAGGAGGCGTTCGTGCTGCGCACCCCGTGCACCACGGTGCGCACCGAGACCGAGTGGGTCGAGACGGTCGACCGGGGGTGGAACGTCCTGGTCGAGCCCGGCCCCGACCTGGCCGCCGCCGCGACCCGCCCGGCTCCCCCGGCCACCGACGCGGCCCCCTACGGGGACGGCCACGCCGCGGCGGCCGTGCTCGACGCGTTGCTCAACCGCTGA
- a CDS encoding glycosyltransferase, with protein sequence MTEPLPRVGGRAPRVALLVYNDAHADARVIKTATSLRSAGAEVRIFAVARARAGYAEGPDTVGEGIEVQRAPEFELIRYAPWAVDLARRVLGRQTPVARGTADQTSPGTTEQAPSRPEPAVDIPTLPARPTAKDRVLLAANDVWLRTFRTANLGLYWLEAAREAIAWRPDVVHANDGNTLAPAWWISARTGARVVYDAHELWRHRNVRTDRPVAPLVETAIESTVIRRAAGVITVSPSIVDWYRTAYRLPEAPTLVRNIPSGAGGPVDPARGRLRELAGLGPDSQVVAYGGRITTSRGIEETLEAMALLPEGVHFVLLGYGEPDYLAVLHERIGRLGLGERVHFVGKVAPSEVATALADADLSVVYVRPVCLSYEFSLPNKLFESIHGGLPIAAADLPDTAAVVREHGVGEIFDAQSPADMAATMSTILDDPERYRAAARRAATELTWEHEEAELLGLYARVLAGSGRP encoded by the coding sequence GTGACTGAACCGTTGCCCCGGGTGGGCGGCCGCGCGCCGCGGGTCGCCCTGCTGGTCTACAACGACGCGCACGCCGACGCCCGGGTGATCAAGACCGCCACCTCGCTGCGCTCGGCCGGAGCCGAGGTCCGGATCTTCGCGGTGGCGCGAGCCCGCGCCGGGTATGCCGAGGGCCCGGACACCGTGGGCGAGGGCATCGAGGTGCAGCGCGCCCCCGAGTTCGAGCTCATCCGCTACGCCCCCTGGGCGGTCGACCTCGCCCGCAGGGTGCTCGGCCGGCAGACGCCCGTGGCCCGGGGCACCGCCGACCAGACCTCCCCGGGGACCACCGAACAGGCACCCAGCCGCCCGGAGCCGGCGGTCGACATACCGACCCTGCCGGCCCGGCCCACCGCGAAGGACCGGGTCCTCTTGGCGGCCAACGACGTGTGGCTGCGCACCTTCCGCACCGCCAACCTCGGGCTCTACTGGCTCGAGGCGGCCCGGGAGGCGATCGCCTGGCGGCCGGACGTCGTGCATGCCAACGACGGCAACACCCTCGCCCCCGCCTGGTGGATCTCCGCACGCACCGGGGCACGCGTCGTCTACGACGCGCACGAGCTGTGGCGGCACCGCAACGTGCGGACGGACCGGCCTGTCGCGCCCCTGGTCGAGACGGCCATCGAGTCCACGGTGATCCGGCGGGCCGCCGGCGTGATCACGGTCAGCCCCTCGATCGTGGACTGGTACCGCACCGCCTACCGTTTGCCGGAGGCCCCGACGCTGGTGCGCAACATCCCCAGCGGTGCCGGGGGCCCGGTCGACCCCGCCCGGGGGCGGCTGCGCGAGCTGGCGGGGCTCGGCCCCGACTCCCAGGTCGTGGCCTACGGCGGCCGGATCACCACCTCCCGCGGCATCGAGGAGACCCTGGAAGCGATGGCGCTGCTGCCCGAGGGGGTGCACTTCGTGCTGCTCGGCTACGGCGAGCCGGACTACCTGGCCGTGCTTCACGAGCGGATCGGCCGGCTCGGGCTGGGGGAGCGGGTGCACTTCGTCGGCAAGGTCGCCCCCTCGGAGGTCGCGACCGCGCTGGCCGACGCGGACCTGTCGGTGGTCTATGTCCGGCCGGTCTGCCTGTCCTACGAGTTCAGCCTGCCCAACAAGCTCTTCGAGTCGATCCACGGGGGCCTGCCGATCGCGGCCGCCGACCTGCCGGACACCGCCGCGGTGGTGCGCGAGCACGGCGTCGGGGAGATCTTCGACGCCCAGTCCCCGGCCGACATGGCCGCGACGATGAGCACCATCCTTGACGACCCGGAGCGCTACCGGGCCGCCGCCCGGCGCGCGGCCACCGAGCTCACCTGGGAGCACGAGGAGGCCGAGCTGCTGGGCCTCTACGCGCGGGTCCTGGCCGGGTCTGGTCGCCCATGA
- a CDS encoding glycosyltransferase, whose amino-acid sequence MSERRSLLIISLSRLVADARVLRQIRLFADRYAVTTVGYGPAPDGVVEHIQVPDEIIAWHTDRRLLILRRYQSAYDTAPVIKHLRPRLEPGRWDVVLANDVDSVPLAVTLRPPAGVHADLHEYASRQNEESWRWRWFVAPYRRWMVRTWVTRAASVTTVGEKLAQEYRREFGVEAGVVINAAPYADRSPTPVGEPLRLVHSGAARRNRSLGLMLDAVRLTERPVTLDLYVVPNDPGYLAELEEQAADLPQVRFNEPVTPGELVERLVRCDVGVFVLPPLTFNYLNTLPNKFFDYVQARLAIIVGPSPEMAALVEQHGLGVVTPDFTAESLARALDDLTPEQVAAFKAASHAIAQEYSAQEQVLGWARAVDALAARLG is encoded by the coding sequence ATGAGCGAGCGCCGCAGCCTGCTGATCATCAGCCTGAGCCGGCTCGTCGCCGACGCCCGGGTGCTGCGCCAGATCCGCCTGTTCGCCGACCGGTATGCCGTGACCACCGTCGGCTACGGCCCCGCCCCCGACGGGGTGGTCGAGCACATCCAGGTGCCTGACGAGATCATCGCCTGGCATACCGACCGGCGGTTGCTGATCCTGCGGCGCTACCAGTCGGCATACGACACCGCCCCCGTGATCAAGCACCTGAGGCCGCGGTTGGAGCCCGGCCGGTGGGACGTGGTCCTGGCCAACGACGTCGACTCGGTGCCCCTCGCGGTGACCCTGCGCCCGCCCGCCGGGGTCCACGCGGACCTGCACGAGTACGCCTCCCGGCAGAACGAGGAGTCCTGGCGGTGGCGTTGGTTCGTCGCGCCTTACCGTCGCTGGATGGTGCGCACCTGGGTGACCCGGGCCGCCTCGGTCACGACGGTGGGGGAGAAGCTGGCGCAGGAGTACCGGCGGGAGTTCGGCGTCGAGGCGGGGGTGGTGATCAACGCCGCCCCGTATGCCGACCGCTCACCCACGCCCGTCGGTGAGCCGCTGCGGCTGGTCCACTCCGGCGCCGCCCGGCGCAACCGCAGCCTCGGGCTGATGCTCGACGCGGTGCGCCTGACGGAGCGGCCGGTGACCCTGGACCTGTACGTCGTGCCCAACGACCCGGGCTACCTGGCCGAGCTGGAGGAGCAGGCCGCGGACCTGCCCCAGGTGCGGTTCAACGAGCCGGTGACACCGGGGGAGCTGGTCGAGCGGCTCGTGCGGTGCGACGTCGGGGTGTTCGTGCTGCCGCCGCTGACCTTCAACTACCTGAACACGCTGCCGAACAAGTTCTTCGACTACGTGCAGGCCCGCCTGGCCATCATCGTGGGTCCCAGCCCGGAGATGGCCGCGCTGGTGGAGCAGCACGGGCTGGGCGTCGTCACGCCCGACTTCACCGCGGAGTCGCTGGCCAGGGCGCTGGACGACCTGACGCCGGAGCAGGTCGCGGCGTTCAAGGCTGCCAGCCATGCGATCGCGCAGGAGTACTCCGCGCAGGAACAGGTGCTGGGCTGGGCGCGCGCCGTCGATGCGCTGGCGGCCCGGCTCGGATGA
- a CDS encoding MmcQ/YjbR family DNA-binding protein gives MAQDHIRDHALGLPGAWPDEPWEGDQVAKVGPAGAGKIFCFLGSGSIGIKAAVTREEADEWLDRYPDDASVMAYIGRSGWNSLARGGAIPDDELIEAIEDSYRLVVARLPKKHRPEGWAG, from the coding sequence ATGGCGCAGGACCACATCAGGGACCACGCACTCGGCCTGCCCGGCGCCTGGCCGGACGAGCCGTGGGAGGGCGACCAGGTCGCCAAGGTCGGGCCTGCGGGGGCGGGCAAGATCTTCTGTTTCCTGGGCTCCGGGTCGATCGGGATCAAGGCCGCGGTCACCCGGGAGGAGGCCGACGAGTGGCTCGACCGCTATCCGGACGATGCCTCCGTGATGGCCTACATCGGCCGGTCCGGATGGAATTCGCTGGCCCGGGGCGGCGCGATCCCGGACGATGAACTGATCGAGGCGATCGAGGACTCCTACCGGCTGGTGGTCGCGCGGTTGCCGAAGAAGCACCGACCCGAGGGGTGGGCAGGATGA
- a CDS encoding ABC transporter ATP-binding protein, with protein sequence MVALWRTVRSLLTVLPAGTRRFISTFAVLQSMLAILDVLALGLLAMIMAPMLTGASFQVPVIGVTISEPAQFRNILILVGLLIIGKSVLAICLQWWATRRFARFEQVLGAQLLETTFRAPWTERLTRNSTEIVRATDVGVGATVAGVLIPFCQLSGELFTFIAVLGVLLVAQPVLASATIVYFGLIGAVLYLWVLRKAVKAGQDNRNYSTRAVRLISEMIHSLKEITLRNKSGEVAEVVLSVRKRASQARANQSFLGAIPRYVLEAGLIGGLGIGATIGYLQAVASGEDGVSGALAAVALFGVAGFRIVPSLTRFQTIMAQTGANMPFADQVLAEIERGRGYVAADAAAGARDLPDAARTLRLDRVTFSYPGSEVPAVREVSLELPFGQTLALVGASGSGKSTLVDIILGLLEPSEGRVLVGETPLEEVLLGWRSKVGYVPQEVSLFDASVARNVALTWKDSEVDEDRVRRALERAQMLDVIEARPGGIHGKVGERGMSLSGGQKQRLGVARALYTDPVVLVMDEATSALDTSTEAAVTSAIRELAGEVSVIVVAHRLATIRHSEQVCFMRDGRLIAQGTFEEVVAAEPDFATQAALAGLTPGQERVAVDAPAGEEGRD encoded by the coding sequence ATGGTCGCTCTGTGGCGGACCGTCCGATCGCTGCTCACCGTGCTGCCGGCCGGAACCCGCCGGTTCATCTCCACCTTCGCCGTGCTGCAGAGCATGCTGGCGATCCTGGACGTGCTGGCCCTCGGCCTGCTCGCGATGATCATGGCGCCGATGCTGACTGGGGCCTCGTTCCAGGTCCCCGTCATCGGCGTGACGATCAGCGAGCCGGCGCAGTTCCGCAACATCCTGATCCTGGTCGGGCTGCTGATCATCGGCAAGAGCGTCCTCGCCATCTGCCTGCAATGGTGGGCCACGAGGCGTTTCGCCCGCTTCGAGCAGGTGCTCGGGGCGCAGTTGCTGGAGACGACCTTCCGGGCCCCGTGGACCGAGCGGTTGACCCGCAACTCCACCGAGATCGTGCGGGCCACCGACGTCGGGGTGGGCGCCACCGTCGCCGGCGTCCTCATCCCGTTCTGCCAACTGTCCGGTGAGTTGTTCACCTTCATCGCCGTACTGGGCGTCCTGCTGGTGGCCCAACCGGTGCTGGCCTCGGCCACGATCGTCTACTTTGGGCTGATCGGCGCGGTCCTCTACCTGTGGGTGCTGCGCAAGGCGGTCAAGGCGGGTCAGGACAACCGCAACTACTCGACCCGGGCCGTCCGGCTGATCAGTGAGATGATCCACTCGCTGAAGGAGATCACGCTGCGCAACAAGTCCGGCGAGGTCGCCGAGGTGGTGCTCTCGGTGCGCAAGCGGGCCTCGCAGGCCAGGGCGAACCAGTCCTTCCTCGGCGCCATCCCGCGCTACGTCCTGGAGGCTGGCCTGATCGGGGGCCTGGGGATCGGCGCGACCATCGGCTACCTCCAGGCGGTCGCCTCCGGCGAGGACGGCGTGAGCGGCGCCCTCGCGGCGGTGGCCCTGTTCGGGGTCGCCGGCTTCCGCATCGTGCCGTCGCTGACCCGGTTCCAGACGATCATGGCCCAGACGGGCGCGAACATGCCCTTCGCCGACCAGGTGCTCGCGGAGATCGAGCGGGGCCGCGGCTACGTCGCCGCCGATGCCGCGGCCGGGGCCCGCGACCTGCCCGACGCCGCGCGCACCCTGCGGCTGGACCGGGTGACGTTCAGCTACCCCGGCAGCGAGGTCCCGGCCGTGCGGGAGGTCAGCCTGGAACTGCCGTTCGGGCAGACGCTGGCCCTGGTCGGGGCGTCAGGATCCGGCAAGTCGACCCTGGTCGACATCATCCTGGGCCTGCTGGAGCCCTCCGAGGGACGGGTGCTCGTGGGGGAGACCCCGCTGGAGGAGGTGCTCCTCGGCTGGCGCAGCAAGGTGGGCTACGTGCCGCAGGAGGTCTCCCTGTTCGACGCGTCGGTGGCCCGCAACGTCGCCCTCACCTGGAAGGACTCCGAGGTCGACGAGGACCGAGTCCGCCGGGCCCTGGAGCGGGCCCAGATGCTCGACGTCATCGAGGCCCGCCCCGGGGGCATCCACGGCAAGGTGGGGGAGCGTGGGATGAGCCTGTCCGGTGGGCAGAAGCAACGGCTCGGGGTCGCCCGGGCGCTCTACACCGACCCCGTCGTCCTGGTCATGGACGAGGCCACCTCGGCCCTGGACACCAGCACCGAGGCCGCCGTCACCTCGGCGATCCGCGAGCTGGCCGGCGAGGTGAGCGTCATCGTGGTCGCCCACCGCCTGGCCACCATCCGGCACAGCGAGCAGGTGTGCTTCATGCGCGACGGCCGGCTGATCGCGCAGGGGACCTTCGAGGAGGTCGTGGCCGCGGAGCCGGACTTCGCCACCCAGGCCGCCCTGGCCGGGCTCACGCCGGGACAGGAGCGGGTCGCGGTCGACGCGCCCGCCGGAGAGGAAGGCCGTGACTGA
- a CDS encoding sugar porter family MFS transporter, which yields MASQPSSTEEQYATGRALILAAVAALGGFLFGFDTAVINGTVTAVRAQFEMGSGLTGFVVSSALLGCVAGAYLAGRLADRIGRTRVMVIAAALFFVSAAGSGLAFGPADLIGWRVLGGLGVGAASVIAPAYIAEISPASIRGRLGSLQQLAIVTGIFVALLSDAWLAAIAGGAAEQLWWGMEAWRWMFIAEVIPAAVYGVMALTIPESPRFLVARGDLERARAVLGEVLKTGIDDRIAEIVRTVKRDARSSFRDLLNPGGRGLLPIVWIGVALSVFQQFVGINVIFYYSSTLWQSVGFTESDALTQTVITSVTNIVVTLVAIALIDKIGRRRLLTIGSVGMFLTLGTLAYIFATAPLVQGDEGLEPALGDTQGVIALVAANLFVVFFGISWGPAVWVLLGEMFNNKIRGTALGLAAAAQWLANFAISTSFPAMADVGLGFAYGFYTLFAFLSLVFVLKFVPETKGRQLEDM from the coding sequence ATGGCTAGTCAACCGTCATCGACCGAGGAGCAGTACGCGACGGGGAGGGCGCTCATCCTGGCCGCCGTCGCCGCACTCGGCGGCTTCCTGTTCGGCTTCGACACGGCCGTGATCAACGGCACCGTCACGGCGGTGCGCGCGCAGTTCGAGATGGGCTCGGGACTCACCGGCTTCGTGGTGTCCTCGGCATTGCTGGGCTGCGTCGCCGGTGCCTATCTCGCGGGACGTCTGGCCGACCGGATCGGCCGCACCCGGGTGATGGTGATCGCCGCCGCCCTGTTCTTCGTCAGCGCCGCCGGGTCGGGCCTGGCCTTCGGTCCGGCCGACCTGATCGGCTGGCGGGTGCTCGGCGGGCTGGGGGTGGGCGCCGCCTCGGTGATCGCCCCCGCCTACATCGCCGAGATCTCCCCCGCCTCGATCCGTGGCCGCCTTGGGTCCCTGCAACAGCTGGCCATCGTGACCGGCATCTTCGTCGCGCTGCTCTCCGACGCCTGGCTCGCCGCGATCGCCGGTGGTGCCGCGGAGCAGCTCTGGTGGGGCATGGAGGCGTGGCGGTGGATGTTCATCGCCGAGGTAATCCCCGCGGCGGTCTACGGCGTGATGGCGCTGACCATCCCGGAGTCCCCCCGCTTCCTGGTGGCCCGGGGTGACCTCGAGCGCGCCCGCGCGGTGCTGGGCGAGGTGCTCAAGACCGGGATCGACGACCGGATCGCCGAGATCGTCCGGACGGTCAAGCGCGACGCCAGGTCCTCCTTCCGAGACCTGCTGAACCCCGGCGGCCGCGGGCTGCTGCCCATCGTCTGGATCGGCGTCGCACTCTCGGTCTTCCAGCAGTTCGTTGGGATCAACGTGATCTTCTACTACTCCTCGACGCTGTGGCAGTCGGTGGGCTTCACCGAGTCCGACGCGCTCACCCAGACCGTGATCACCTCCGTCACCAACATCGTGGTCACCCTGGTGGCGATCGCGCTGATCGACAAGATCGGACGCCGGCGACTGCTCACGATCGGCTCGGTGGGGATGTTCCTCACCCTGGGCACGCTGGCCTACATCTTCGCCACCGCCCCGCTGGTCCAGGGCGACGAGGGCCTGGAGCCCGCGCTCGGCGACACCCAGGGCGTCATCGCGCTCGTCGCCGCCAACCTGTTCGTGGTCTTCTTCGGTATTTCGTGGGGCCCGGCGGTGTGGGTGCTGCTCGGCGAGATGTTCAACAACAAGATCCGCGGCACGGCCCTCGGCCTGGCCGCCGCGGCACAGTGGCTGGCCAACTTCGCGATCTCGACCAGCTTCCCGGCGATGGCCGACGTCGGCCTGGGCTTCGCCTACGGGTTCTACACCCTGTTCGCATTCCTGTCGCTGGTGTTCGTGCTCAAGTTCGTGCCGGAGACGAAGGGCAGACAGCTCGAGGACATGTAG
- a CDS encoding DUF1992 domain-containing protein, producing the protein MPDQAEAATARPRMDLQKIETWVDHAIQQAQRNGDFDDLPGAGKPLDRIDRAGDDPDWWIKGLIQREKLDMTGALPTALALRRERSTFPEALVELAEEAQVRQRLEDFNERVLADRRKPYFGTGSPVVVGRVDIEEMVAAWREAREAHQAVTAESAGEPATVDGAAPRRRWWQRTWNTG; encoded by the coding sequence GTGCCCGACCAGGCGGAGGCCGCGACCGCGCGGCCGCGGATGGACCTGCAGAAGATCGAGACCTGGGTGGACCATGCCATCCAGCAGGCCCAGCGCAACGGCGACTTCGACGACCTGCCCGGGGCGGGCAAACCGCTGGACCGCATCGACCGGGCGGGGGACGACCCCGACTGGTGGATCAAGGGGCTGATCCAGCGGGAGAAGCTGGACATGACCGGGGCGCTGCCGACGGCCCTGGCGCTCCGCCGGGAGCGCTCGACCTTCCCGGAGGCGCTGGTCGAGCTGGCCGAGGAGGCCCAGGTCCGGCAGCGGCTCGAGGACTTCAACGAACGGGTCCTGGCCGACCGTCGCAAGCCCTACTTCGGCACCGGCTCGCCGGTGGTCGTCGGGCGGGTCGACATCGAGGAGATGGTCGCGGCCTGGAGGGAGGCCCGGGAGGCGCACCAGGCGGTGACGGCCGAGTCGGCCGGCGAGCCGGCCACGGTCGACGGCGCAGCGCCACGCCGCCGCTGGTGGCAGCGCACCTGGAATACCGGCTGA
- a CDS encoding glycosyltransferase, whose amino-acid sequence MVFHAPYPLGERAGSGSGVRPVKMHQAFHDLGYDVIGITGYGAQRRRAVRELAGQLKDGLRVDFAYGENSTMPTVLTESHHLPTHPLVDLRLLHLCRRHGIPTGMFYRDVYWRFPEYLERVNRVVALGTRTLYHAELVAFRALDRVYLPSLQIADYVPHLRPGQAAALPPGGAVVDAPSTSTELTVLYVGNLSSYYRMQPMVRAVAQTPGVRMLLCTPPEAWEAVRGEYEQLLGDRVEVVHRRGEGLRGLFERSDVCSLVVEPSEYRDFASPVKLYEYLGYGKPVLASAGTLAAETVAGAGLGWSVPYDEEQVRALLTRLRDDRGEVAATTERVLAARHEHTWEARARQVAADLGSLDRRGTVEAVQR is encoded by the coding sequence ATGGTCTTCCACGCCCCGTACCCGCTCGGCGAGCGCGCCGGATCCGGCTCGGGTGTCCGGCCGGTGAAGATGCACCAGGCCTTCCACGACCTGGGCTACGACGTCATCGGGATCACCGGCTACGGGGCGCAGCGCCGCCGGGCCGTGCGGGAACTCGCCGGGCAGCTCAAGGACGGGCTGCGGGTGGACTTCGCCTACGGCGAGAACTCCACGATGCCGACGGTGCTCACCGAGTCCCACCACCTGCCCACCCACCCCCTGGTCGACCTGCGCCTGCTGCACCTGTGCCGGCGGCACGGCATACCGACGGGGATGTTCTACCGCGACGTCTACTGGCGGTTCCCGGAGTACCTGGAGCGGGTCAACCGGGTCGTCGCCCTGGGCACCCGGACGCTCTACCACGCCGAGTTGGTCGCGTTCCGGGCGCTGGACCGGGTCTACCTGCCGTCGCTGCAGATCGCGGACTACGTGCCGCACCTGCGGCCCGGGCAGGCGGCCGCGCTGCCGCCCGGCGGGGCGGTCGTCGACGCGCCGTCCACCTCCACCGAGTTGACCGTCCTCTACGTGGGCAACCTCAGTTCCTACTACCGGATGCAGCCCATGGTCCGTGCCGTGGCGCAGACCCCGGGGGTGCGGATGCTGCTGTGCACGCCGCCCGAGGCGTGGGAGGCGGTGCGCGGGGAGTACGAGCAGCTGCTCGGCGACCGGGTGGAGGTGGTGCACCGGCGCGGCGAGGGGTTGCGGGGGCTGTTCGAGCGCTCCGACGTGTGCTCGTTGGTGGTGGAGCCCTCGGAGTACCGCGACTTCGCCTCGCCGGTGAAGCTGTACGAGTACCTCGGCTATGGCAAGCCGGTGCTGGCCAGCGCCGGGACGCTGGCCGCGGAGACGGTCGCCGGGGCGGGGCTCGGCTGGTCCGTCCCGTATGACGAGGAGCAGGTCCGCGCGCTGCTCACCCGGCTGCGGGACGACCGGGGCGAGGTCGCCGCCACCACCGAGCGGGTGCTGGCGGCCCGGCACGAGCACACCTGGGAGGCCCGGGCCCGGCAGGTGGCTGCCGACCTGGGCTCCCTCGACCGGCGCGGGACCGTGGAGGCGGTGCAGCGATGA
- a CDS encoding pyridoxamine 5'-phosphate oxidase family protein: MDQDAIQQMTADECWRRLRDAAYGRLAVVVEGGPDIFPVNHVVDRGTLVFRTATGTKLAGAVGQYVAYEIDGRDGDTAWSVVVKGPATEVRDFYDSIEVLDLGITPWQQGNKPRFVRIEPEETTGRAFRISG; this comes from the coding sequence ATGGACCAGGACGCGATCCAGCAGATGACCGCGGACGAGTGCTGGAGGCGGCTGCGCGACGCGGCATACGGCAGGCTGGCCGTCGTCGTGGAGGGCGGGCCAGACATCTTCCCGGTCAACCACGTCGTGGACCGGGGGACCTTGGTGTTCCGGACCGCCACCGGGACCAAACTGGCCGGCGCCGTGGGGCAGTACGTCGCCTACGAGATCGACGGCCGGGACGGTGACACCGCCTGGAGCGTCGTGGTCAAGGGACCGGCCACCGAGGTCCGGGACTTCTACGACTCGATCGAGGTGCTGGACCTGGGGATCACGCCGTGGCAGCAGGGCAACAAGCCCCGCTTCGTGCGGATCGAGCCCGAGGAGACGACGGGCCGGGCCTTCCGGATCAGCGGTTGA